The following are encoded together in the Nocardioides sp. Arc9.136 genome:
- a CDS encoding glycoside hydrolase domain-containing protein, with the protein MTASHRPRTGALRALLTGLVTGLAATVATVAVAAPAPAAEPAPGAFTGYAFDARCAPTQSEMDAWLTSSPFWGVGVYLGGSTMSCRPDPADPASGQPHLDATWVSRQTAAGWRLLPLWVGPQASCSSYPDRIDPTSTDAYAAADAQGRVEAAAAVQRARALGIARGSTLWYDLEGGFDLEDTDCRRSALRFLSGWTSGLHALGHRSGVYSNIADGIHALDNADNLSAGSYEMPDQVWFAWANGRADTVFSDKVRAGSWTGERVHQYALDQSATYGGVTLAIDRNFLHVGGGSVAPRAPRACGGVRLDRADYPSLAKGRRGAVVEAAQCLLKQRGSYRGRVDGRFDRDVAAAVRKHQRARDLSATGRVDRRTWTSLLAAGSGPLLKVGSAEDAVRRLQRALNVATTADLRVTGVLDDATSRWVATYQRRVGRPVTGVVAADTWTALRAGRV; encoded by the coding sequence GTGACCGCTTCGCACCGACCACGCACGGGGGCGCTGCGCGCGCTCCTGACCGGCCTCGTCACCGGCCTGGCGGCGACCGTCGCGACCGTGGCGGTCGCCGCACCGGCCCCCGCGGCCGAGCCCGCGCCCGGCGCCTTCACCGGCTACGCCTTCGACGCGCGGTGCGCGCCCACGCAGTCGGAGATGGACGCCTGGCTGACGTCCTCGCCGTTCTGGGGCGTGGGCGTCTACCTCGGCGGCTCGACGATGTCGTGCCGGCCCGACCCGGCCGACCCGGCGTCGGGCCAGCCGCACCTCGACGCGACCTGGGTGAGCCGGCAGACGGCCGCGGGCTGGCGGCTGCTGCCCCTCTGGGTCGGGCCCCAGGCCTCGTGCAGCAGCTACCCGGACCGGATCGACCCCACGTCCACGGACGCCTACGCCGCCGCCGACGCCCAGGGCCGGGTGGAGGCCGCCGCCGCCGTGCAGCGCGCCCGCGCGCTCGGCATCGCCCGGGGCAGCACCCTCTGGTACGACCTCGAGGGCGGCTTCGACCTCGAGGACACCGACTGCCGGCGCTCCGCGCTGCGATTCCTGTCGGGCTGGACCTCCGGGCTGCACGCCCTGGGCCACCGCTCCGGCGTCTACTCCAACATCGCGGACGGCATCCACGCCCTCGACAACGCCGACAACCTCTCCGCCGGCTCCTACGAGATGCCCGACCAGGTGTGGTTCGCCTGGGCGAACGGCCGGGCCGACACGGTGTTCTCCGACAAGGTCCGCGCCGGCAGCTGGACCGGGGAGCGCGTGCACCAGTACGCCCTCGACCAGAGCGCGACCTACGGCGGCGTCACGCTGGCCATCGACCGCAACTTCCTGCACGTCGGCGGCGGCTCGGTGGCTCCCCGCGCGCCGCGGGCGTGCGGCGGCGTACGCCTCGACCGCGCCGACTACCCGTCCCTCGCCAAGGGCCGCCGGGGCGCGGTCGTCGAGGCCGCGCAGTGCCTGCTCAAGCAGCGCGGCAGCTACCGCGGCCGGGTCGACGGCCGCTTCGACCGCGACGTGGCGGCCGCCGTGCGCAAGCACCAGCGCGCCCGCGACCTGTCCGCCACCGGCCGGGTCGACCGCCGTACCTGGACCAGCCTGCTCGCCGCCGGCTCCGGCCCGCTGCTCAAGGTGGGCTCCGCCGAGGACGCCGTACGCCGCCTCCAGCGCGCGCTGAACGTCGCCACCACCGCCGACCTCCGGGTCACAGGTGTCCTCGACGACGCCACGAGCCGCTGGGTGGCGACCTACCAGCGCCGGGTCGGCCGGCCCGTCACCGGTGTCGTCGCCGCCGACACCTGGACCGCCCTGCGCGCCGGGCGGGTCTGA
- a CDS encoding MFS transporter, with translation MTAPQTTRGTTSTGGAGPRRTAALAAPLLLVGVLLLSLNLRPAAVSVGPVLDEVRDAFGMSGATAGLLTSLPVLAFAVFGAFAPTAARAVGLHRVTLLALLAVGGGLLGRAVTGSETVFLGLSLLAVAGMAMANVLLPSLVKLHFPDRIGAMTAAYTTALAVGLTASLALTVPVAEAFGGWRTGLGLWAVLALVAALPWLGLVAHDRRPAGEPGTRAVRYAEVARTPLGLAMALFFGLQSLQAYAVFGWFAQLWRDSGWSPTAAGLLVALVAAVSIPLSLWLPRLLAARENPLSVLLAVIACYPVGYVGLLVAPYSLAPLWAVLVGTGCCTFPLILTLVGLRARTPGGTAALSAFTQSAGYLLAAAGPFAIGVVHDASGGWDLPVVVLLVLSLPLALVATYVAKPRAIEDQLHR, from the coding sequence GTGACCGCGCCGCAGACGACCCGCGGCACCACGAGCACCGGAGGCGCCGGCCCGCGACGTACCGCCGCGCTCGCCGCGCCCCTGCTGCTCGTCGGCGTCCTGCTGCTCTCGTTGAACCTGCGACCGGCCGCGGTGAGCGTCGGGCCGGTGCTCGACGAGGTGCGCGACGCGTTCGGCATGTCCGGCGCGACCGCGGGCCTGCTCACCTCGCTGCCCGTGCTGGCGTTCGCGGTCTTCGGCGCGTTCGCCCCCACCGCCGCCCGCGCGGTCGGCCTGCACCGGGTGACGCTGCTGGCGCTGCTCGCCGTGGGCGGGGGCCTGCTGGGTCGCGCGGTCACCGGCAGCGAGACGGTCTTCCTTGGCCTGTCCCTGCTGGCCGTGGCCGGCATGGCGATGGCCAACGTGCTGCTGCCGTCGCTGGTCAAGCTGCACTTCCCCGACCGGATCGGGGCGATGACCGCGGCGTACACGACCGCGCTCGCCGTCGGCCTGACCGCCTCCCTGGCACTGACGGTCCCGGTCGCCGAGGCCTTCGGCGGCTGGCGGACGGGACTGGGGCTCTGGGCGGTCCTCGCACTGGTCGCGGCGCTGCCCTGGCTCGGCCTGGTCGCGCACGACCGCCGGCCCGCCGGCGAGCCCGGCACGCGCGCGGTGCGGTACGCCGAGGTCGCGCGGACGCCCCTCGGCCTGGCGATGGCGCTCTTCTTCGGCCTCCAGTCGCTGCAGGCGTACGCCGTGTTCGGCTGGTTCGCCCAGCTGTGGCGCGACAGCGGCTGGTCCCCCACCGCGGCGGGCCTGCTGGTCGCCCTGGTGGCGGCGGTCAGCATCCCGCTGTCGCTGTGGCTGCCCCGGCTCCTGGCCGCTCGCGAGAACCCCCTGAGCGTCCTGCTCGCGGTCATCGCCTGCTACCCGGTCGGCTACGTCGGCCTGCTCGTCGCGCCGTACTCGCTGGCACCGCTGTGGGCCGTGCTCGTCGGCACCGGCTGCTGCACCTTCCCGCTGATCCTCACCCTGGTCGGCCTGCGGGCCCGGACCCCGGGCGGCACCGCCGCGCTCTCCGCGTTCACCCAGTCGGCCGGCTACCTGCTGGCCGCGGCCGGGCCCTTCGCCATCGGCGTGGTCCACGACGCGAGCGGCGGGTGGGACCTGCCGGTGGTGGTGCTGCTCGTGCTGAGCCTGCCGCTGGCGCTCGTAGCGACGTACGTCGCCAAGCCCCGGGCGATCGAGGACCAGCTGCACCGGTGA